One Mugil cephalus isolate CIBA_MC_2020 chromosome 22, CIBA_Mcephalus_1.1, whole genome shotgun sequence genomic window carries:
- the LOC124999893 gene encoding transmembrane protein 60-like: MSLAQRVLLTWVFTLVFLIMLVLKLDGKVQWNWFLIFLPVWVFDGILILMLAIKMAGRCKPGYDPRNGSPDLRLRTWYLTAMLLKLGFCLTLCAKLEKLADLKLTFVCIPLWTMLLGALVELGLNIFPERREA; encoded by the exons ATGTCTCTGGCTCAGAGGGTTTTGTTAACCTGGGTCTTCACCCTGGTTTTTCTCATCATGCTAGTGCTCAAACTGGATGGAAAG GTGCAGTGGAACTggttcctcatcttcctcccgGTCTGGGTCTTTGATGGCATCCTCATCCTCATGCTTGCCATCAAGATGGCCGGCCGTTGCAAACCCGGGTACGACCCGCGTAACGGCTCGCCGGACCTGCGCCTGCGCACCTGGTACCTGACGGCCATGCTGCTCAAGCTGGGCTTCTGCCTGACGCTGTGCGCCAAGCTGGAAAAGCTGGCCGACCTGAAGCTGACGTTTGTGTGCATACCGCTGTGGACCATGCTGCTGGGGGCACTGGTGGAACTGGGCCTGAATATTTTCCCTGAAAGGAGAGAGGCTTAA